The genomic interval TAGTACAACTgggtccacaggcagcaggaagtgacagTGACACAATTCCCAGGCTTGAGATTCttagacctcaaagcccatcccataGTTTACAGCTCCTTCAATGATGCAGCCTCTACTCCAACAAAGCATTATGCCCTAAAGAAGGCTGTAGAcaccattttcatttaaactaccacagcATATATACCTTGTTTtggttgttgatgatgatgattgtttttagttttttttttttttttttaatatgtgtgcCTTTTCTTGaggtctttttcatttgtttgttttgtgctattCTGATGTACTAGCTTTTGTTATATCTTCTTATACtttatttgatttcattttattaaccattagaagcctgtttgttttagAATGAGAGTCAAGAAGGGGATTGATCTGGATGGAAGGACAAATGAAAGGAAACAAGGACTAGAGAGAGTGGTAACTATAATTAGGAAATATGTGAAAAACTCTATTCAATAAAGGGAAGAAAATTTTGtggtatatatgtttgtgtgtataaatttatgtgtgcttgtgcattaGTATATAAATTTCTGTTATATTATCAGTTCTTTTTCTCCAGAGTACAATGATGAAtacatgtttcttttatattcaaatatgaaaaaaattgtgATATAACTTTCCTCACAGCcttttttatctgtttgtttctaAGACTGTAGATGATAGGGTTTAAGAATGGTGGAACCATagtataaaatacagaaataatcaTTTCATGAACTACTTCAAAGGTTACTACTGGAGGCCTTAGATACACATAGGCAGCAGTAATAAGAAAGAGTGACACCACAACAATGTGAGGGACACAGGTAGAAAaagcctttcctctctctcctttgatGGGAATCTTCAATACAGTTGATAATATGCGAACATATGATATAGCAATAAAGACAAAGCTACTACCACCTAGTCCAATGTCAGTCAGAAATATTAGGAGTTTGTTGTTAAAGGTGTCAGAGCAAGAAAGCCTTAGCAAAGAGGGCAGATCACAGAAGAACTGAGGGATCACATTAGAGTGACAGAAAGACAGCTGGAAAGCTTTGAAAGTATGCACACTTGCAATGACAAGAGAGCTAAGTATGGAAGCCAGTGTCATCTGAACACAGAACTGGTGGTTCATGATCACAGGGTAGAGAAGAGGcttgcagatggccacataacGGTCCTGGGCCATGATGGCGAGAAAAATAGTCTctacacatgcacaaaataagaacaaaaatatctgTGCTGCACACCCACTCACAGAAATATTTCTGTGGTCAGTGAGAGAGTTAACACAGGTACTGGGAACAGTGATGGAAATGTAGCACATGTCTAAGATGGACAGATTTCTGAGAaagaagtacatgggtgtgtTCAGGGTCTGGTCAACTGTAgtaacaatgatgatgataatattcCCTAGCAGGCTGCCTAGATACACCAGCAGGAACAGAACTCTGAGTAGGAGCCTGAGCTCCCAAGTCTCAGCAAAAACCTCCAGGAAGAACTCAGTCACTAGAGTGGAATTGGCCATCATCTCAAACTGtaggttttctgaaaaaaaaaaaaaaagataataaactaaaaataattgaCAGATTACTAACATTTaccttaaaacttttttttcttacattggACTTTAATACGTGAAATATAAATCATGTTTTCTTCACTTGCATACCACTTTTAAACATGCTTAGTTTGTAGTACACATAGTTGTGCCTATCTATCTAACTTTATGGTATGTTGATAAGCACTTATAATTAGTTTTTGTAATAATAACTTTCTCATAAGCTTATTATCTTAATAACTATTATGTTGATTAATATGTGGTATTTTCCTCTTCCAGATAAACTATTTGTATCAATTAAAAAACCCAAAGAAGTTTAACATGtggaaagtattttaaaactgtGGCTCAATATTTATAATcaatatttatttgcatatgatataCAGTCATGCTCTaagattattttcatatatacattcatatgtatacatgtaatgaGTCATGTGGAAAAAATAGAGTGACAGTGAGAGACATGGACATAATGGGAATGATcgagaaagagaggaaaataaacGTGGAAGAAGGTGGAGTTGAAAATAATCTCAGTCAGAGATTATTATGGAATATCTGAAACCTTCATAAGAGGTCATTTGCCTGGAAACTGTGGCCCAGTTTAACCTAACATGCTagaagcaccttttttttttcatggagaaGCATCATGTTTCCTGAAAATCACCAATGCATTAGATATCTTAATCTCAATTCCTTAAAACCAAATCTTTGGTTTATTAACAGTATATATCCTCAGTTACATTGTAGTATATTCTTGCTAGCTGGTGCCTTGAACAAAGACATTTTATACCTAAATCTCAATATACTGCAATGCATGACACTTTTGCTGGTTTTAGAAGTTAGTATCTAACGTTGACTGATGTTAGTGTACACTATGGAATGTCAGACCATATTCTCCCATAGTGATCACATAATCTCATATTCCATGAATAATGCCCAACATACGTCAGTACTAAAATATATAGTCAGTATAGGGGTATTAATGGACAGAATTGTAAGTGTGTGAAATTAAAAGTAAGCATTATcagcatttaataaaataatataacaagTTTTCTCAAATATTCATGGAAACAACTAAAGATAATATCTGAATAGAAAACATTAATTTGAAACAAAATAGCCTAAGAAGAGTTGAACAAAGCAGCTATTAAATAGGAAGCAAGTAATAAAGTGATGGTaagttggtttttattatttcttgagtCAGATTTATTAAATGTCTTATTTTGGAAGCTTTAAAAGTATAAGAGcatgaaatgaagaaaagttaaagaaaatattacttaGTGACTTTATCTAGTGAACATTACCTACTTATAAACCTTATttgcaaaatttatttaaatgcaaAGATGGCATTAAACTTTATATCAAGTTCTAAAGATATAACAATATTCTTCCAAAAATATTAGTGTGGAATACACTGAATAGTTCAGCATATCTGTAATATGTTTGACAGATATTCTTCAATACAGAACCAGAGTAAAGTGAgctgtaaaattaaatataagcCATAATTAATTTGTGTGATATGTAAGAAATTTCTGgctgatatttttatttgaaagaagtAATTGGGAATCAGATAAGGAAAGAACATccattgaaaatttttattatggCTTATTATGCTGCTGAAAAGGAAGATTGGTCAACTATAAAGGTCAATGATAGCAATATCAGAAAAAATTATACAAcaccatttgtgtgtgtatgtgtgttttggtgAAATAAGAATAGTATTGTGTTAAAATGCCAAAGGTGATTGAGCCCCTAGAATTTTACAAGGTATCTCTTATATGCACATTGAAAATTGTCAATATCTAtgcagagattttaaaaattcttactatttatatactttaaatataagAACAATATCAAGGTTAAAGGACAATATAGTAAGCAGAAAGAATGCACAAAGTAGTGTTGCATGAGGCCTTTTCAAGGTTGTATGACCTCACATCTACAAAGAAATAATTCAACTGTAGCTGAGGTATGTGTTCAATAGAACCTGGAATAGATTCATTAGATTATCCTCTTTTGGCCATCTCACATGACTGCTCCAAGGCTGTAAAAAACTTATGTTAAATTGTCATAACTCGAGACAAAGTTCACTACCGAATAAAAAGGCACTGTAAGGGACAAATTACAATTACAGACATCTATGCTTTCAGCCTCAGAGTATCTCAATGTAAAAGCAAACTGAAAGATTTGAAataaatacaatagaaaaa from Arvicanthis niloticus isolate mArvNil1 chromosome 1, mArvNil1.pat.X, whole genome shotgun sequence carries:
- the LOC117710685 gene encoding olfactory receptor 14C36-like translates to MANSTLVTEFFLEVFAETWELRLLLRVLFLLVYLGSLLGNIIIIIVTTVDQTLNTPMYFFLRNLSILDMCYISITVPSTCVNSLTDHRNISVSGCAAQIFLFLFCACVETIFLAIMAQDRYVAICKPLLYPVIMNHQFCVQMTLASILSSLVIASVHTFKAFQLSFCHSNVIPQFFCDLPSLLRLSCSDTFNNKLLIFLTDIGLGGSSFVFIAISYVRILSTVLKIPIKGERGKAFSTCVPHIVVVSLFLITAAYVYLRPPVVTFEVVHEMIISVFYTMVPPFLNPIIYSLRNKQIKKAVRKVISQFFSYLNIKETCIHHCTLEKKN